Proteins co-encoded in one Waddlia chondrophila WSU 86-1044 genomic window:
- the brnQ gene encoding branched-chain amino acid transport system II carrier protein, protein MSTKIKSNTLSTGLAMFSMFFGAGNIVFPLAMGQYAQNQNIYAIIGLLITAVGVPFLGLVAMALYDGNHKEFFQKIGKMPGFLVALFIMLLIGPFGAMPRVIAFSHSTAKMFMGDISLPLFSAISCLVIFLMTYKRSRILDILGYFLTPILLFSLVVLVVKGWLTGTPSGASGDSNVEVFFNGVWEGYNTMDLLATFFFSSVVILCLKRELHPESQNDFKKLVGMTLKASCIGATLLALVYIGISFVAARHSSYLASFPTDEMLGQLSLKMLGPYAGIIAVLAVAMACLTTAIALAAVFAEYIHEDIANTKVSYRMALVLTLISAFFMSTLNFAGIMSFLAPILTLIYPSLIVLAFVSILHKLYNFQYIKLPVFATFAITVLVDAYTHF, encoded by the coding sequence ATGTCTACAAAAATAAAGTCCAACACCCTATCCACTGGATTGGCTATGTTTTCGATGTTCTTCGGAGCAGGGAACATTGTCTTTCCTTTAGCGATGGGGCAATATGCACAAAATCAAAACATCTATGCGATCATCGGCCTATTAATCACCGCAGTCGGAGTCCCTTTCCTTGGATTGGTGGCTATGGCGCTGTATGATGGCAACCACAAAGAGTTCTTCCAAAAAATTGGAAAAATGCCTGGCTTTCTGGTTGCTTTATTCATTATGCTGCTGATCGGCCCCTTTGGCGCTATGCCTCGAGTGATTGCATTTTCCCATTCAACAGCCAAAATGTTTATGGGCGACATTTCGCTCCCTCTTTTTTCTGCGATTTCCTGCCTCGTCATTTTTCTGATGACCTATAAAAGAAGCCGCATTCTGGATATTCTCGGTTATTTTTTAACTCCAATACTACTCTTCTCTCTGGTAGTCCTTGTCGTTAAGGGATGGTTGACAGGCACCCCTTCAGGAGCTTCTGGCGATTCAAACGTTGAAGTTTTTTTCAACGGTGTTTGGGAGGGCTACAACACAATGGATCTTCTGGCAACGTTTTTCTTTTCTTCTGTGGTCATCTTATGCTTGAAAAGAGAATTGCATCCGGAAAGCCAAAACGACTTCAAAAAGTTGGTAGGAATGACCTTAAAAGCAAGTTGCATCGGAGCAACTTTGTTAGCGCTTGTCTATATTGGTATCAGTTTTGTCGCTGCCAGACATAGCAGCTACCTAGCTTCCTTTCCAACAGATGAAATGCTAGGCCAGCTCTCTTTGAAGATGCTTGGACCTTACGCCGGTATCATTGCAGTTCTTGCTGTAGCAATGGCTTGCTTGACAACAGCAATCGCACTGGCTGCTGTTTTCGCAGAATACATTCACGAGGATATCGCAAACACTAAAGTCAGTTATAGAATGGCTCTGGTACTCACACTTATTTCCGCATTTTTCATGTCCACATTGAATTTTGCCGGCATCATGAGTTTTCTAGCACCAATTTTAACCCTTATCTATCCATCGCTGATTGTTTTGGCATTCGTAAGCATTTTGCATAAGCTTTACAACTTCCAATACATAAAGCTTCCTGTATTTGCGACTTTCGCGATTACAGTCTTAGTGGACGCTTACACCCATTTTTGA